In Rhodovulum sulfidophilum DSM 1374, the DNA window GCATCAGAAGCGTCTCGAGCATCACGCCGGCTCCTCTGTCAGGGCGGCGGCGGCCTTGCGGCGGGCGGCCAGCAGCCCGTGCTTGGGGGCCATCAGGAAGGTCGCCAGGAAGACAAGGGTCTGCAGCACCACGATCACGCCGCCGGTGGCGCCGTCGAGGAAGTAGCTGATATAGGCGCCCGCGAAGCTGGTCGAAGCACCGATGGCGACCGAGGTCAGGATCAGCCGCGGGAAGCGGTCGCAAAGCAGATAGGCCGTCGCGCCCGGCGTCACCACCATGGCGATCACCAGGAACGCCCCGACCGTCTGCATCGCCGCCACCACGCTGGCCGAGAGCAGCACGAAGAACACCGCCTTCAGGAGCCCCGGGCGCAGGCCGATGGAGCGCGCGTGGCTTTCATCGAAGAAGGTGACCATGAGGTCCTTCCATTTCAGCACCAGCACCGTCAGCGACACGATCCCGATGAGCGCCAGCTGCAGCGTGTCCCCGGGGGTGATCGCGAGGATGTTGCCCATGGTGATGGTCTGGATCGAGACCGACATCGGGTTGACCGAGGCCATGAACAGCCCGAGCCCGAAGAAGGCGGTGAAGATGATGCCGATGACGACATCGGTCTTGAGCCCGGATCGGTCCGACAGGAACAGCATCGCTCCCGCCGCCAGCCCGCCCGACAGGAAGGCGCCAAGCGCGAAGGGCAGCCCGAGGATGTAGGCCCCGGCCACCCCCGGCACCACGGAATGCGAGAGCGCATCGCCGATCAGCGACCATCCCTTCAGCATCAGGTAGCAGGACAGGAAGGCGCAGACGCCCCCGACCAGCGCCGAGACCCACATCGCGTTGGTCATGTAGCCATAGGCGAAAGGCTCCAGCAGCGCGCTCACTGGCTGCGCTCCGCCTTGCGGGTGCGCTCGCCATATTGCACCAGCGGGCGCTCGTCATCGGTGAAGATCGACACCTGCCGCATGTCGTCATCCTCGTGCAGATCGGGCCCGCCCAGGGTGAAATGGCGCAGAACGCCGCCGAAGGCCGCCTCGAGATTCGGGCGGGTGAAGGTGGTCTCGGTCGGGCCATGGGCCAGCACCGTGCCCTTCACCAGAATCGTGCGGTCGCAGAATTCCGGCACCGAGCCCAGATTATGGGTCGAGACCAGCATCACCCGGCCCTCCTGCTTCAGCGCGCGCAGAAGCGCGATGATCTGTTCCTCGGTCTTCACGTCGACGCCGGTGAAGGGCTCGTCGAGCAGGATCACCTGCCCGTCCTGGGCCAGCGCGCGGGCCAGGAAGACACGCTTTTTCTGGCCGCCCGACAGCTCGCCGATCTGGCGGTGGCGGAAATCGCGCATCCCCACCCGGCCGAGCGCGGCATCGACCGCCGCGCGGTCCGCCTTCGCGGGACGCCGCAGAAAGCCCATATGCCCGTAGCGGCCCATCATCACCACATCCTCGACCAGAACCGGGAAGGACCAGTCGACCTCCTCGGATTGCGGCACGTAGGAGATGAGGTTGCGGCGCAGCGCCTCCTTCACGCCGAGGCCCAGCAGGCGGATATCGCCCTGCGCCACCGGCACGAAGCCCATGATCGCCTTGAACAGCGTGGATTTCCCGGCGCCATTGACCCCGACAAGGGCGGTGACGGTGCCGCGCGGGATCCGGAACGAGGCATTCCTCAGCGCGGTATGGCCGTTGCGGTAGGTGACCGTCACCCCGCGCGCCTCGATGCCGCTGCCCGGATCCGCGGCGTCGGGCCGCGCCGCCCCGGTCTTCTGCAGCTCATCCTTCATGCTGTCCCTCCTGCCGGAAAGGCCCCACCGGATGTTGCGCACCGGAAGGGCCGTCTGCCCCACCGGGCGTCTAGTTCGTGGTCGCGCTCAGCCCGTCCGCCACGGTCTGCGACGTGACCCTCAGCAGGTCGAGATAACTCGGGACCGGCCCGCCCGGTTCCGAAAGGCTGTCGACATAGAGCACGCCGCCATAGCTGGCGCCGGTCTCGCGCGCGACCTGTTCGGCCGGGGCGGTGTTGACGGTGCTTTCGCAGAAGACCACCGGAACATGGTTCTGCCTCACCCCGTCGATCACCGCGCGCACCTGCTGCGGCGTCCCCATCTGATCGGCATTCATCGGCCAGAGATACAGCTCCTTCATCCCGAAATCGCGTGCCAGGTAGCTGAACGCGCCCTCGCAGGTGACCAGCCAGCGCTTCGCCTCGGGAATGGTCGCGATCTCGGCCTTCAGGGGCTCGAGCGTGGCGCGCAGCTCGTCCTTGTAGGCGCTGGCATTCCTGACATAGGTCGCGGCATTCCGGGGGTCGTGCTCGGCAAAGGCTTCGAGAATATTGTCGATATAGACAAGCGCATTGTCGAGCCCCATCCAGGCATGCGGGTTGGGTTTGCCCTGATAGGCGCCCTCGGCGATCGGGATCGGGTCGATGCCGTCGGTCAGCGTGACCGAAGGGACATCGCCGAGATGATCCAGGAACTGCTGGAACCAGAGCTCGAGGTTCAACCCGTTCGACAGGATCAGGTCGGCATCCTGCGCCCGGACGATGTCGCGCGGCGTCGGCTCGTAGCCGTGGATCTCGGCCCCCGGCTTGGTGATCGACACCACATCGGCCGCATCGCCCGCCACATGCCGGGCCATGTCGGCCAGAACCGTGAAGGTCGTCACCACCTTCATCCGGTCCTCGTCCGCAAGCGCAGGGCCCGCCATCAGCCCGGCCGTGGCCGCCATCCCCATCATGCGTGTCATCTTCAAGCTCATGGACCATCCTTTCCCTGTTCGAGCGATCGTCATGCATGGCCCCAGTTGCAAGCCAGTCGCAGATACAGATAGCAGATCCACCCCTTATTGCAACTCATTTGCAGATAGAGACCTCGCGAGAGGGCTGAACCCCGCGGCGCGCCTCTCGGGCCGTCGGACAAGACAGGGCAGGCTGTCGTCAAGACGGATGACCTTGACAGGCGTTCGTGCTATGGGATCGCTTCAGCCCGACCGGCCCGCTCCGATGTCGGGCACGCGACATCACGGACGGAGCGGACGCCCCATGACCAAAGCCAATCACGAGTCCCTGCTCGACATCTGTCGGCGGCACGGTCTGCGCATCACCGGGCAACGCCGGGTCATCCTCGAGGTGCTGGACGCGTCCGGGGATCATCCCGATGTCGAGGAACTGCACCGCCGGGTTGCCGCCATCGAGCCGGGGATCAACATCGCCACCGTCTACCGGACGATGAACAAGCTTGCCGAGAAGGGGCTGATCGAACGCCACATGTTCGAGGACGGACGCCTGCGCTACGAACCCGCGCCCGAACAGCATCACGACCATTTCATCAATCTCGAGACCGGCGAGGTGGTCGAATTCAGGTCCGACGAGATCGAGCGGCTTCAGGAAGAGATCGCCCGCAAGCACGGCTTCGAGATCGTCAGCCACAAGCTGGAACTCTATGTCAGGGCGCGCAAACCCCGCTGACCGGGCGGTCGCAGGGGCCGACCCTGCAGCTACCTCATTATTATCATGAAAACTTCTGACAGCGGGACGCATTGACAGTCGCGCGCCGCTCTCGCATCTCTGGCGCCGTTCAGGTGCCGGATCGATGTCCGGTTAAAAGGGAATCCGGGAAGGCCCGTCGGCCGGATCCGGAACTGCCCCCGCAACTGTAGGCGGACAGCCTGCCCGACATGCCACTGGCCGATCGCGCCGGGAAGGCCGGGCAAGGCGCTCATCCGCGAGTCAGGAAACCTGCCTGAACCGATCACCTGTTCCGGCCGCGTGGGGCGTGTCGGGAGCGGCTTTCCGCAAGGGTGGCACCGCCGCTCCGCGACGCGCGTCGTGGGGTTTCGTTTCCAGTTCCGGCGCGCGCCGAGCGCGGGCCGTTCGAAAGGCATGTCACGATGACGACCGAAGATACCTCCTCCTCCCTCCGCCCTGCGCTTCCCCGGGCAGATCATGTCGGCTCGCTGTTGCGTCCGCAGGCGATTGCCGGGGCCAGGATGCAGGGCCTGAAAGGCGCCGAGCTCCGCGCCGTCGAGGACCGCGAAATCGCCGCCCTGGTCGCGATGCAGAAGGAGGCCGGGCTCCGGGTCTTCACCGATGGCGAGGCTCGCCGCCAGTTCTGGCATTACGATTTCATGGGGATGCTGACCGGGCTGGACATGAAGCCCTCGACCCGCAGCCTGCCGTTCCAGACAAAGCACAAGACCCCGCCCATCGAGGCGCATCTGACCGGGCCGCTGAATTTCCCCGCCGATCACCCGATGCTGCGGCATTTCACCTATGTCAGGGATCTGGTGGCGCCGGGCGAGGGCATCGCCAAGATCTCGATCCCCGGCCCGTCGGCCTGCCATTACCGGATGGTTCCCGAGAATATCGAGCACAAGCCCTATCTGGATCAGGAGCTGATGTTCCATGACATCGCCGCGACCTACCGCAAGGCGGTGCACGCCTTCTACAAGGCCGGTTGCCGCTATCTGCAGCTGGACGACATCTTCTTCGCCTATCTCGGCGACGAGAAACAGCGCGAGGAGCGCCGCGCCATGGGCCAGGATCCCGACGAGCTGGTACGCAAATATGCCTGGATGCTGGAAGAGGCGATCAAGGATCGCCCGGCCGACATGGTGATCGGGATGCATATGTGCCGCGGCAATTTCCGGTCGTCGCATGTGGCCGAAGGCGGCTATCACGGCGCGGCCGATGCGATCTTCAACACCACCTCGGTCGACATCTACCTGATGGAATACGACACCGAGCGCGCCGGGGGGCTGGAACCTCTGGCCAGTCTGCCGAAGGGCCGCAAGCGGGTCATGCCCGGCTTCATCACCACCAAGACCGGCAAGCTGGAATCGCTGGACTGGATCAGGGCGAAATATGACGAGGCATCGAAATATGTCGATATCGACCAGCTCGGGGTCGCGCCCCAATGCGGGTTCGCCTCGACCGAGCACGGCAACGAGATCACCGAGGACGACCAGAAGCGCAAGCTGGAACTGGTGGTGAAGACCGCAGAGGCGATCTGGGGCGAAAGCTGAGGCAAGAGGCTGGCGGGGCGGCGCGTGAAGGCCCGTCCCGCCGCTCCCGGACCGGAGACAGGCCCCGTCTTGTCTCCTGCGGGCGCCCTTGCGCCGGGATCTTCCGGCAGGGTCCCGACCGGCCGGGGTGCGCCGCTCTCCGGCCGGGGCACCCACCCCCAAGGAAGACGCCGACAAGGCCTGGATCCGGAAAGCCGTCGCTCCGCCCGGCGCCTGGATCGCGAACAGGCCCGTCGCGACGAGAACATGCGCCGACGCCACCTTTCGCGACAGGTATCCGACCTCTTTCCCGGCCGGTTTCGTTCGGCGGCCGGGTCCGGGGCGCGGGGCCTGAGCCCATTCGCCCGGCGGTACGGCGTTACCGTCCCTCGCCGATCAGTTCCAGACGCCGCGGGTCGGTCACGGTGACATGGCGGCGGCGGCTGGCCACGATGCCCGCCTTTTCCCAGGCGCTCAGCAGGCGGCTGACGCTATGCAGCGTCGTGCCGGTCATCTCCGAAATGTCCTGCCGCGTCACCGGAAAGGCGATCTCGATCCCCTCCTGCCCCTTGCGGCCGGACTGGTCGATCAGCCGCAACAGGGCACCGGCCACGCGCTGCTCCACCTGTTGCGTGGCCATCTCGATGAGGCGCGCGTTCATCTCGCCGACACGGGTGCCGACGGTCCTGTAGCCCTCTTCGGCAAATCCGTCATAGCGGTCCACGAAGCCGTCCCAGAGGCTCATCGGCCAGGACAGGGTCAGACATTCCCGCGCGCAGACCGCCGTGGCGGGATAGGTCTCGCGCCGCAGCGCCCGGGCAATCCCGAAAAGCTGCCCCGACGGGATATGGAGCGCGGTCACCGCGTCGCCTTCGGCAGTGATGCGCATGACCCGGATCACGCCGTCCATCAGCAGGTGGAAGCGCTCCGCCGGATGCCCCTCGCGGAACACGGCCGCGCCCTCGTCAAAGCGCCGCGCGGTGGCCAGATCGAGGATCTCGCGGATCTGCCCCCGGTCGAGCCGCCGGAACGGGCCGACATGCTGCAACAGGCTTTCATCCAGTTTTCCGATCATGAACCGGCCCCGAGTTTGTCGAAACGCAACGAGGTCTGGCCCGCGATACCGCAAAAGGGAAGCCATGAAACGCATGTGACGGTGAAAGGAGGCATGCGATGCGACATCCGGTTGCCCTCCCCCTTGCCGCAGCCCCCACCGCCCGTGCCGCATCGGCGACCCCTCTTGATGTGAAGATGCCGGATCGCGGCAATGCCGGGGGGATGGTGTCGAAGCCCGCTTTCGGCGAGGCCCGGCAGGACGACACCATCCGCGTCGCCCCGACCGGGACGGCGCCGGATGCCCCCGGCATCGACGGCATGCTGCCCGCTGGCAGGGCGACCGTCGTCGGCGCCCCGGGCCGGAAGGTCGAGCCGGGCGTGACTGGCCCGGGCGTCTCTGGTGCCAAGGGCCCGACGCCCGCCGCGAGGGGCATGGCGCCACCCCGGATCGGCGGGCCCGCCCTGCCCCATCGCGGCAGGACGGCTGGCCCCTTCGGGGATCTCATGGCGCAGGTCGTGCAATAGCGGCGAAGGGGCCCCTGCACGGCCGCAAACCCGGGCGCAAACACCGGCGGCGGCCCTCCCATTCCGGAAAGGAAAGATCATGTCCACCATCCCGCGGCCTGCCCTCTTTTCCTACGGCTTCCGGCCGTTCTTCCTGCTGGCCGCGCTGTTCGCGGCGGCGGTGATCCCGCTCTGGCTGGCGGTCTGGGCGGGCCATGCCGCGCTGGCCGGCCCCTTCGGCCCGCGCGACTGGCATATTCACGAGATGCTGTTCGGCTATGTGCCCGCGGTTCTGGCGGGCTTTCTCTTTACCGCGATCCCGAACTGGACCGGGCGAATGCCCAGACGGGGCCTTCCGCTGGTGGCGCTGAGCGGGCTGTGGCTGCTGGCGCGGCTGGCCGTCGCGGGAGCGCTCGCCCTGCCCGCCTGGGCGGTGATGGCGCTCGACCTGTCCTTCCTGCTGTCGGTGGCGGCGATCAGCGTGGTCGAGATCGTGGCGGGACGTAACTGGCGCAACCTTGCGGTGATCGTGCCGGTGGGACTGTTGGCCGCCGCAAACGCGACCTTCCACCTCGAGGCGATGACGCGGGGCGCGGCCGATATCGGCATGCGCGCGGGCTTTGCCTGCATCCTCTTCCTGATCCTGCTGATCGGCGGGCGGATCGTGCCCAGCTTCACCCGGAACTGGCTGAGCCGTCAGGGGCCCGGCCCCCTGCCCGCGCCGTTCGGCCGGTTCGACCGGCTGGCGCTGATGGCAAGTGCCGCGGTCCTGGTCCTCTGGTCCCTCGCACCCGGCCTTCCCGGTCTGTCTGCCGCCCTTGCCGGACTGGCGGGGCTGCATCTGGCGCGGCTGGCGCGCTGGAGGGGCTGGCGCTGCGGGCGGGCGCCGATCCTCTGGATCCTGCACATCGCCTATCTGTTCCTGCCGCTGGGATTTGGCGCGCTGGCACTGGACGCGCCGGTGGCCGGGCTGCACCTGCTGGGCATCGGCGCGATCGGAGGGATGACGCTGGCCGTGATGATGCGCGCCTCGATGGGCCATACCGGCCGCCCGCTCGAGGCCGGGCGGGTGCTGACCGCCTCGTTCCTGCTGCTTTGCGCGGCCGCCCTGACCCGTGCGCTCCTGCCCGATCAGGGCCTTGGCGGGATCGGCGGGCCGGGGCTGAGCGGCGCGCTCTGGACCGCGGCCTTCGCGGGCTTCGTGCTGAAGGTCGGGCCGTGGCTGACCCTGCCATCCGTGGCCCGGCGCCAGCCGAACCCGGCTGCGCGCCCCCGCGCCTGAGCACATCTGCCCCCCTGCGGGGCAGCGATGATACACGGGGGGTCGGATCTTTCCGAGCGGAAAGCCCCATGCCTCTGCCACAGCCGATGGCAGAGGCGCCGCCCGGCGCGCAACGATGGGGGCCGCGTCTCCCTGGGACGCTGCATCACCTGTTCGCCCGGGCTCGCATGGCCGTATGGGCACCTGCGGCGCAACCATCCCGCCCGTCATACAGCCGCGCGTCTTCAACAGCCCGGGGTCAGCATTCTTCGTGAGCCCTGCAAGGCAACACAAGCGCCTGTTTTCCGATGCCTTTCTACCGGCGCATTTGCCCGATCTCGCCGGTCCCCCCTGACGAGCTTGCGGATGGCCGCATGGGATGCTTGATTTGACGCAGCAACGCGCCACAATTTCCGATTGAAACACTCGGAATTGCGGCTAGCCTGCTTTTGCGGGCCCCAGCGACAAGAGTCTCGAGCCAGGCCGAACCGCGCATCGATTATGTGAGGGGCCATGCTTGAGATTTCCGACCTGTGCGTCGAGGTGGCCGGGCAACCGGTTCTCCATGATATCAACCTGTCACTGGGCGAAGGAGAGCTGCATGTCCTTCTCGGCCCGAACGGCTCGGGCAAGTCCAGCCTGCTGGCCACCATCCTGGGTCTTCCCGGCTACCGCATCACGCGCGGCGGGATCAGCTTCGACGGCGCGCCGCTTCGGGATCTGAGCCTGCAGGAACGCGCGGAACTGGGCATCGGCATGGCGTTCCAGCGTCCGCCCAGCATGGGCGGCGTCTCGGTTTCCGCCTTTGCCGCAGCGCTTGGCGCCTCGGATATCCTAGAAAGCGAGGCGGCGGCCCTGGACCTGTCGGATTTCGTGACCCGCGACATGAATGTCGGTTTCTCGGGGGGCGAGATCAAGCGCTGGGAGATCCTGAAACTGTTCCTGCAGGATCCCCGCCTGATGCTGTTCGACGAACCCGAAAGCGGGGTCGATCTGGAACATGTCAGCGCCATCGGACAGGCGATCCGGCGGATCACGCGCAGCAATGATCGCAAGGGGCGGCCCCGCGCAGGCCTGGTCATTACCCATACCGGGCTGATCCTGAACTATGTCGAGGCCGACCGCGCCCACATCATGAAGGGCGGGCGGCTGCTTCACTCCGGCGAGCCCGAGGCGCTGTTCAGGCACATCCAGTCACATGGCTACACCGTGCCCGCCGCCGCCTGAGCGCGGGCCAATCCGAAGGAGAGACAGATGGACACCGCGACGACCCTCGAGAACGATCTGACCAATGCCGAACGCGACATCCTGCACGATGTCGGCTTCGCGGACGAAACGACCCGCGCCGGGACCTCGGTTCTGGCCGATCACCGGATGCGCATGGCGCTGTCGAACGATCCGGATGTCGTGATCTTGCCGCTGGCCGAGGCCCTGAAAACCTATGATTTCGTGCAGGGCCTGATGTTCGGCCTGGTCGATCCGGAAGAGAACGACCATATCCGGCTGGTGGCCGAGCACATGCATGACCCGCTGGGCCATTTCATCTGGGTCAGGCCGGGGGCCAGGGTCCGGTTGCCGGTGCAGAGCTTCACCCTGCTGGAAACCCCCCAGGCCCGGCAATTCACCCATGACATCACCCTAATCGACGAAGGGGCCGAGGTCGAGATGGTGTCGGGCTCCGGCGTGCCTTCCGACCTGCAGAAGGGCCGCCACATCTCGATCGGCGAAAGCTATCTGCGCAAGGGCGCCAAATGCACCTCGGTCACGATCGAGCATTGGGGGCCGGAGATGGAAGTCTATTCCTACGGCTATTCGCAACTCGACGCGACCGCGACAAGCACGTCGACCGCGATCATGATGTCGCCGATCCGCCATCACTCCAGCCGGTCGGTGTCGACGCTGGGGGCCGGCGCGTCCGCCGTATCGCAGTCGATCGTGTTCGCGCCGGAGGGCACCGAACGGGTGCTGGTCTCGGAAACGCGACTGGCCGCGGCCGGGGCGAAATCCAAGGACGTGACGCGGATGGTGTCGGCGGGCGGAACCATCGTCAACGAGGCGCTTCTGATCGGCGATGCCGCCGGCAGCGAGGGGTTCCTCGGCTGCGACGGGCTCAAGCTGAAAGATACCGGCGAAATCCGTGCCGTGCCCTCGCTTCGTGCCTTGGCCGAGGGGTCCCAGCTCTCGCATGAGGCCTCGGTGGGCATGATCGACGGCGAGAAGCTGAACTATCTTATGGCCTCCGGCATGGCCGAGGACGCGGCGCGCGACCTGATCGTGCAGGGCTTTCTGGCGCTGTCGGACGAACAGATCCCGGACTCCCTGCGCCGCCGCGTGACGGAGATGGTGGCCGAGGCGAAATCCGGGGGCATGTAGCCGCAGCCCCCGCTGCAATTGCCCGGGGCGGGCGGCCCGGTCGGTCGCCCGGGCGAGCACAGGCGAAAGCGGCCTGCCGCGCAGGCCTGAACGAGACCCGCCGACAGGACGGGGAAAGTGTCGGCCACAGCGGGCGTGGCCGACAGCCGGGTCAGCCCTCGATCAGCGAGGTGAGGGCCGCGGCCCAGCGTCCGAGGATGAGGGGATAATCGACCACCGCGCTGTCGTAATAGGCCGGCAGCGAGACCAGCGCATGGTTCGCAAGCGCCGGCACGGAGCTCGCCAGATCGGGATCACGGGCCAGTGCCTCGGCCAGTTGGCGCTGGACCGCATCGGACTCGCCGGTCATCACGATCACGTCGGGCCGCAATGCCTCCATGCCGTCGAGCCCGGCAAGGGCCGCAAATCCGTTCAGGCCCTGATCGGCCAGGGGACCGGCGACATTCTGCACCCCAAGCGGCGTCAGCAGGAAGTCGTCGGCATATCCGCCGGGCAGATGTGCCCGGACAAAGGCCTGTCGGGTCTCGTCCTCCACCCTGCCGTCGAGGATCAGCACATTCAGGCCGGGCCGGTCCAGCGGCAGTCCCGCCATGACCGCGTCAAGTTGCGCCCTGCGCGCCGCGATCAGGTCCTCGGCCTGCGCCTCGCGGCCCAGCACGGCCCCGATCTGCCGGATCGCCGCCTCGAGACCGTCGGTGAAGTCGATCACCGTGATCTTCCCGCCCGAATCTGCGGCGATCCCGGTTTCCTCGAGGATCGGCAGCAGGTTCATCGGATCGCGATGCGGCCTGGTCCGGTCGAAAGGGTCGGATCTCTCGACCAGCACCCGGTCGAGCCCCTTTTCGCGCAAGATGCGCGGGACGATATCGGGGTCCTTCATGACGATGTAGCCCGGGCAGCCGAGGATCATGCCGGACGTGTTGGCCAGGGTGCGGCCAAAGACCCAGAGATCGCCGCGAACCGACATCGCCTCGGGCACGACACCCAGATGCCATGCGACATTCACCACGCGATCGTCGACCATGACAGCGGGAACGCGCTCGGGCGGGGCCATGCCGGGATGCACCGGTTGCGCATCACCCCTGCTGACAAGGGCCGCGAACAGAACGGACCGCATGAGCAGCGCTGGACTGTTGCGGCCAGACAGCCAAAGGTGACTTAAGGGGGCAACTTATATTTCTGCGACCAAGGCATGCGACAGCACCTGTCGCCCCGGATCGTTCAAAGGCTTTTCAACACGCCCATAACCTGATAAAAATAGTCAGCAATAATGCCGGTTCAGGGCAAGAGCGGTTCTTCTTGTGGTTTCAACATGTCAGGCCCCAGCTTGCCGCCCTGCCCCACCGCCCGGCAGAGATTCGAATGAACGCTCCGGGATCGGATGCAGCACAGGATGGCTGGGCACCGTCCCGGATCGCGGGAACCAAAGCAAGCCCGTCGCACCCCTGCCGATGGGGCCGGGTCTGCTGACGATGCGCGCCCTGCCGCAGACCGAAGCGCTCCGACCGGCCACCTGCCGGAGCGCCCGGCTCGTTTCCCATCCGACACCCATCAAGGAGACCGCATGATGACCCCGTCCCCCGACACTGCCGCCGCAATCCGCGCCGATCTTGCCGAACATCCCGGTGCCACGCTTGAGGATGCGGCCGCCCGCACGGGGACAACCGTCGCCGAGGTGCTGGCCTGCCTGCCCGAGGGCGAAGCGACGCTTGTGCCCGGCGCGGCGTTCGAAGAGGTCATGGCCGAGATCGCGCGCTGGGGCGAGATCACCCTGGTGATGAACACCGGAGACGTGATCCTCGAGGCAAAGGGCCCGCTGCCCGAGGGGCGTGTGGCGCAGGGTTTCTTCAACCTGCATGGGCGCCCCATCGGCGGGCATATCCGGGCAGGCGCCTGCACGCAGGTCGCCTTCGTGGCGCGGTCGCTTTTCGGGACAGACACGCGGTCCGTGCAGTTTCTCGATGCGCGCGGCGGCGTCCTGTTCAAGATCTATCTCGGGCGCGATGCGGCGCGCAGGTTGATCCCGGCCCAGCTTGTCGCCTTCGACGCCCTGCGCGCGCGGCTGGCCCAGGGGCAGATGGCGGAAACTTTCCGCGACCTCAGTCGGAATGACTGAAGCGCCCGAGCTCCCGTAGTCGAGAAAACAAGCGAGGCGGATGGCAGTTCTGTTGCGTCCTGCGACAAACGTCTTCTGACTTCACATCTCAAGGAAATCGGTTCTGTACCGAAGCGAGCCTGAAGCCATCGCGCCCAGAGTTGGTCAGGCGTGCCCGGCTGCAATGTCTGGAACTGACCGGATAGGCCCACGAGCTAGGCGCGCCGGGCCCGGTGAGGCATGAAGTCGAAAACAAGGACCTATGGCGTGAACTCAACGGCCGTGAGGGGGTGGGCATCCGGACCTTCCCGGCTCTGGCGCCCTGCCCTGCCCATCCTATCCGTGAGGCCGGTTGATCCCCCATCAGCCGCACTGCCTTTTCCAGCCTGCGCCGGCCCATGACCGGGAAATCGCGCTCGATCAGGATCCAGAGGTGGCCGTTGGCGGCAGTGTATCTCGCGTCCCCTCGCGGTGATTGATCGGAAAGACGGTCGGAGCCCTCCCGCCCCCGGCGGACGGCTTCTTGCGCCTGGGCAGTGGCTCGGGCGCGATGCCGGTGCGATACCCCCTGCCCTGCCGTCCGGAGCAGGATGCCGATCTCGTCGGCCTTCCGACTCGTCATGGGTCTTGGCCAGATCGGCCTCGAGCCTGGCGGCCAGCGTCAGGCCAGCCTCAGGCCAGTGCGCGCGAGATCGCCGAAGCGGAACCGAGACATGACCTATCCGCTCCGGCAGCGGGATGAAGCTCCGGACATGGCGCGCCTCCGGCCGCTGGCGGAACCTGACAGCTGCGCCATCTCGGCAAAGCTCACGGGCCCGTTTTATGCAATCGACCGGCCCGATGCGACCGCC includes these proteins:
- a CDS encoding Crp/Fnr family transcriptional regulator, giving the protein MGKLDESLLQHVGPFRRLDRGQIREILDLATARRFDEGAAVFREGHPAERFHLLMDGVIRVMRITAEGDAVTALHIPSGQLFGIARALRRETYPATAVCARECLTLSWPMSLWDGFVDRYDGFAEEGYRTVGTRVGEMNARLIEMATQQVEQRVAGALLRLIDQSGRKGQEGIEIAFPVTRQDISEMTGTTLHSVSRLLSAWEKAGIVASRRRHVTVTDPRRLELIGEGR
- a CDS encoding 5-methyltetrahydropteroyltriglutamate--homocysteine S-methyltransferase; translated protein: MTTEDTSSSLRPALPRADHVGSLLRPQAIAGARMQGLKGAELRAVEDREIAALVAMQKEAGLRVFTDGEARRQFWHYDFMGMLTGLDMKPSTRSLPFQTKHKTPPIEAHLTGPLNFPADHPMLRHFTYVRDLVAPGEGIAKISIPGPSACHYRMVPENIEHKPYLDQELMFHDIAATYRKAVHAFYKAGCRYLQLDDIFFAYLGDEKQREERRAMGQDPDELVRKYAWMLEEAIKDRPADMVIGMHMCRGNFRSSHVAEGGYHGAADAIFNTTSVDIYLMEYDTERAGGLEPLASLPKGRKRVMPGFITTKTGKLESLDWIRAKYDEASKYVDIDQLGVAPQCGFASTEHGNEITEDDQKRKLELVVKTAEAIWGES
- a CDS encoding Fur family transcriptional regulator, encoding MTKANHESLLDICRRHGLRITGQRRVILEVLDASGDHPDVEELHRRVAAIEPGINIATVYRTMNKLAEKGLIERHMFEDGRLRYEPAPEQHHDHFINLETGEVVEFRSDEIERLQEEIARKHGFEIVSHKLELYVRARKPR
- a CDS encoding metal ABC transporter permease; amino-acid sequence: MSALLEPFAYGYMTNAMWVSALVGGVCAFLSCYLMLKGWSLIGDALSHSVVPGVAGAYILGLPFALGAFLSGGLAAGAMLFLSDRSGLKTDVVIGIIFTAFFGLGLFMASVNPMSVSIQTITMGNILAITPGDTLQLALIGIVSLTVLVLKWKDLMVTFFDESHARSIGLRPGLLKAVFFVLLSASVVAAMQTVGAFLVIAMVVTPGATAYLLCDRFPRLILTSVAIGASTSFAGAYISYFLDGATGGVIVVLQTLVFLATFLMAPKHGLLAARRKAAAALTEEPA
- a CDS encoding NnrS family protein, which produces MSTIPRPALFSYGFRPFFLLAALFAAAVIPLWLAVWAGHAALAGPFGPRDWHIHEMLFGYVPAVLAGFLFTAIPNWTGRMPRRGLPLVALSGLWLLARLAVAGALALPAWAVMALDLSFLLSVAAISVVEIVAGRNWRNLAVIVPVGLLAAANATFHLEAMTRGAADIGMRAGFACILFLILLIGGRIVPSFTRNWLSRQGPGPLPAPFGRFDRLALMASAAVLVLWSLAPGLPGLSAALAGLAGLHLARLARWRGWRCGRAPILWILHIAYLFLPLGFGALALDAPVAGLHLLGIGAIGGMTLAVMMRASMGHTGRPLEAGRVLTASFLLLCAAALTRALLPDQGLGGIGGPGLSGALWTAAFAGFVLKVGPWLTLPSVARRQPNPAARPRA
- a CDS encoding manganese/iron ABC transporter ATP-binding protein, which produces MKDELQKTGAARPDAADPGSGIEARGVTVTYRNGHTALRNASFRIPRGTVTALVGVNGAGKSTLFKAIMGFVPVAQGDIRLLGLGVKEALRRNLISYVPQSEEVDWSFPVLVEDVVMMGRYGHMGFLRRPAKADRAAVDAALGRVGMRDFRHRQIGELSGGQKKRVFLARALAQDGQVILLDEPFTGVDVKTEEQIIALLRALKQEGRVMLVSTHNLGSVPEFCDRTILVKGTVLAHGPTETTFTRPNLEAAFGGVLRHFTLGGPDLHEDDDMRQVSIFTDDERPLVQYGERTRKAERSQ
- a CDS encoding metal ABC transporter substrate-binding protein, translated to MSLKMTRMMGMAATAGLMAGPALADEDRMKVVTTFTVLADMARHVAGDAADVVSITKPGAEIHGYEPTPRDIVRAQDADLILSNGLNLELWFQQFLDHLGDVPSVTLTDGIDPIPIAEGAYQGKPNPHAWMGLDNALVYIDNILEAFAEHDPRNAATYVRNASAYKDELRATLEPLKAEIATIPEAKRWLVTCEGAFSYLARDFGMKELYLWPMNADQMGTPQQVRAVIDGVRQNHVPVVFCESTVNTAPAEQVARETGASYGGVLYVDSLSEPGGPVPSYLDLLRVTSQTVADGLSATTN
- a CDS encoding ABC transporter ATP-binding protein: MLEISDLCVEVAGQPVLHDINLSLGEGELHVLLGPNGSGKSSLLATILGLPGYRITRGGISFDGAPLRDLSLQERAELGIGMAFQRPPSMGGVSVSAFAAALGASDILESEAAALDLSDFVTRDMNVGFSGGEIKRWEILKLFLQDPRLMLFDEPESGVDLEHVSAIGQAIRRITRSNDRKGRPRAGLVITHTGLILNYVEADRAHIMKGGRLLHSGEPEALFRHIQSHGYTVPAAA